A window of the Acidobacteriota bacterium genome harbors these coding sequences:
- a CDS encoding ABC transporter permease, translating to MMTNFAIRDSVFAIRMLWKQPAFTAVAIATLALGIGANTAIFSVVNAVLLRPLPFPNAEQLVLVSDDLTGRQVTNIGMSVPELQDLQERSGVFEEISAVWPVDANLTGSDRPERIELLAVSPNYFSLLGATAQLGRILGPEDKAQGFAEGVVISDGLWRRLFGADPNVLGRKVRADSDLYTIVGVMPPSFRHPGRTLRDAVDMWGTAGFSANPFGPPRRSVRMLPGAIARLKPGLTVQQAQAQLDAFVGQLTNEFPNDYPADSGWTVRLLPARENLVGEVRPTLLVLLGAVGVVLLIACVNLANLMLARSLARQREMAIRLALGANRRRLILQLLNESLVLALLGGAVALLMVSWVTDLLLRLVPATIPRLHEVGLNGSVLLFTFTVSVLTGVLFGLVPALQASRPDVLAGLKEGTLGSGTGTRSNRLRGALVVTEFALSLVLMIGAGLLLRSFWQLLEVNGGFNPQNVLLARIWLPVPNNPEMDPYRPPAKRAQFIKEVLRRASALPGVQYAAVGGGNGVPLIGPHNNAPFVIEDQPDEAVLPLVQTSAVSPDYFSVLGTPLVEGRFFSDRDESESPRVALVDQATVKRFWPDENPIGKHIKFGRRDSKGPWISVIGVVGDIKTDGFDAPEQPHVYVAVLQNLGYSMAVYLKTSVNPASLTQALRQQVQAVDPDLPVFGERTMEDVVAASLAQRRFAMQLVTAFGVVALLLAGVGIYGVMAYSVNQRTREIGIRLALGANTRDIMGWVLKHGMRLTLAGVSMGLVGAFALTRLLKGLLFSVAPTDPVSFAVLAALLSVVSLVACYIPARRATRVDPMVALRHE from the coding sequence ATGATGACCAACTTTGCAATTCGTGATTCTGTTTTTGCGATTCGAATGCTCTGGAAACAGCCTGCGTTCACGGCAGTCGCAATCGCAACGCTGGCGCTGGGCATCGGCGCGAACACGGCGATCTTCAGCGTGGTCAATGCTGTATTGCTGCGCCCGCTTCCATTCCCGAACGCCGAACAGCTCGTGCTGGTCTCCGATGATTTGACCGGGCGGCAGGTGACCAATATAGGGATGTCGGTCCCTGAGCTTCAGGATCTGCAGGAGCGCTCCGGCGTGTTCGAAGAAATCTCCGCAGTCTGGCCGGTCGATGCCAATCTGACCGGCTCCGACAGACCCGAGCGCATCGAGCTGCTCGCGGTCAGTCCCAACTACTTTTCTTTACTAGGCGCGACCGCGCAACTCGGCCGCATCCTGGGCCCCGAGGATAAGGCTCAAGGTTTTGCCGAGGGTGTCGTTATCAGCGACGGTCTGTGGCGGCGCTTGTTTGGCGCCGACCCAAACGTGTTGGGGAGAAAGGTCCGGGCTGACAGCGACCTTTACACGATCGTCGGAGTGATGCCGCCCAGCTTTCGCCATCCCGGGCGAACGCTCCGCGATGCAGTCGATATGTGGGGGACGGCAGGCTTTTCCGCCAATCCCTTCGGCCCTCCCAGACGCAGCGTGCGAATGCTCCCCGGAGCAATAGCGCGACTGAAGCCGGGCCTCACTGTGCAGCAGGCGCAGGCGCAACTTGACGCCTTCGTCGGGCAACTGACGAACGAGTTTCCCAACGACTATCCCGCCGATTCGGGTTGGACCGTTCGGTTGCTGCCCGCCCGCGAGAATCTCGTCGGCGAGGTGCGACCTACGCTGCTGGTGTTGCTCGGCGCGGTCGGAGTCGTGTTGTTGATCGCCTGTGTTAATCTCGCCAACCTGATGCTGGCACGCTCGCTGGCTCGACAGCGCGAGATGGCTATTCGGCTCGCGCTCGGAGCAAACCGCCGGCGTCTGATCTTGCAGCTTCTCAACGAAAGCCTGGTGCTCGCGCTGCTGGGCGGAGCAGTCGCGCTGTTGATGGTTAGCTGGGTGACTGATCTATTGCTGCGCCTGGTACCCGCCACGATACCGCGCCTCCACGAGGTAGGCCTCAACGGCAGCGTGCTTTTGTTTACGTTCACGGTCTCGGTGCTGACGGGCGTCCTCTTCGGGCTGGTTCCGGCATTGCAGGCATCGCGGCCGGACGTTCTAGCGGGGTTGAAGGAGGGCACGTTGGGCTCGGGAACCGGCACGCGCAGCAATCGGCTTCGCGGGGCGCTGGTGGTCACCGAGTTCGCGCTGTCGCTGGTGCTGATGATCGGAGCCGGATTGTTACTGCGGAGCTTCTGGCAATTGCTGGAAGTGAATGGAGGCTTCAATCCACAGAACGTGTTGTTGGCTCGCATCTGGCTGCCGGTGCCAAACAACCCCGAGATGGATCCGTATCGCCCGCCCGCAAAGCGCGCTCAGTTTATCAAAGAGGTGCTGCGTCGCGCTTCGGCGCTACCGGGAGTGCAATACGCGGCGGTCGGAGGCGGTAATGGAGTTCCGTTGATTGGCCCGCATAACAACGCCCCCTTTGTGATCGAAGATCAACCCGACGAGGCGGTTCTTCCGCTGGTGCAGACCTCTGCCGTTAGCCCGGACTACTTTTCGGTTCTTGGAACGCCCCTCGTTGAAGGGCGATTCTTCTCAGACCGCGACGAAAGCGAGTCGCCGAGAGTTGCGCTGGTGGATCAGGCGACGGTCAAGCGTTTCTGGCCGGACGAGAATCCTATCGGCAAGCATATCAAGTTTGGCAGAAGAGACTCGAAGGGTCCGTGGATTTCTGTCATCGGGGTCGTCGGCGATATCAAGACTGACGGGTTTGATGCGCCGGAACAGCCTCACGTCTATGTGGCGGTACTTCAGAACCTGGGCTACTCGATGGCGGTCTATCTGAAAACAAGCGTGAATCCGGCAAGCCTCACGCAAGCGCTTCGGCAACAGGTGCAGGCGGTCGATCCGGATCTGCCGGTGTTCGGCGAGCGAACCATGGAAGACGTCGTCGCAGCGTCTCTCGCCCAACGCCGGTTCGCGATGCAGTTGGTAACCGCGTTCGGCGTCGTCGCGCTGCTGCTGGCAGGCGTCGGCATTTATGGAGTGATGGCCTATTCGGTAAACCAGAGAACCCGCGAGATTGGAATTCGATTGGCGCTTGGAGCGAATACTCGTGACATCATGGGATGGGTGCTGAAGCACGGCATGCGACTGACGTTGGCGGGAGTGTCGATGGGGTTGGTTGGTGCGTTCGCGCTCACGCGGTTGCTCAAAGGGTTGCTGTTCAGTGTGGCGCCCACTGATCCGGTAAGCTTTGCGGTTCTGGCAGCGTTGCTTTCAGTTGTGTCGCTTGTGGCGTGCTACATTCCGGCTCGAAGGGCGACGAGAGTTGACCCGATGGTTGCGCTACGCCACGAATAG
- a CDS encoding ABC transporter permease has translation MENLLQDLRYGFRMLLKRPGFTAVAVLALALGIGANTAVFSVVNAVLLRPLPLKDPDRLVWIWGDSIQQPGNGRGSVSPPDFLDFREQNQVFERITAFQNAPFNLAGSGEPERVNGVRVSAEFFETVGVAPIHGRAFVSEEEQDGRGKVAVMGYGLWQRRFGGDPDLVGKTISLNGGSFTVVGIMPSGFQFPRDDVELWTPITFGIPPTSVRRFHFLRPIARLKPGVSREQAQAEINAITVRLEQQYPDSNTDYGARLVLLPEQIVGDMRLTLVLLTAAVAFVLLIACANVANLLLARAATRQKEIAIRSALGASRWRLVRQMLTESVGLALCGGLLGFMIAWWGVELLIKLGPSNIPRLREVTIDGPVFGFTLLVSCVTGILFGLVPALQASPSGLAEILKEGSRGSTGLRGRRVRGALVVSEIALALVLLIGAGLMLKSFLRLSQIEPGFQPVNVLTMQIGLTQTRYAEAPQRAAFFSQLLPRVAVLAGVQHAGAVSQLPMSGQNSDTSFSVEGRPPAAPGERLGANSRIASPDYFSALGIPLIEGRYFTDRDVKGSPNVIVISETFARQIFPDEQPLGKRLTIDAGQPWTGEIVGVVGAIRHSGLSVQPWREMYVAHAQNPVGGMNLVVRAAGDPATLASAIKSEVQTLDKDLPLYNVRTMESVVSDSVAQPRFRALLLGIFAAVALILAAVGIYGVMSYYVTQRTHEIGIRMALGAQRRDVMRLVVGQGLMLAMSGVAIGLAAAFAVTRLMSSLLYEVGATDPTTFAVISLLLGGVATLACYIPARRATRVDPIGALRYE, from the coding sequence TTGGAAAACCTGTTGCAAGATTTGCGTTATGGCTTTCGGATGTTGCTCAAGCGTCCCGGCTTCACTGCGGTCGCGGTGCTTGCGCTCGCTTTGGGCATCGGCGCGAACACGGCGGTCTTCAGCGTGGTCAACGCCGTGCTGTTGCGCCCGCTGCCGCTCAAGGATCCTGACCGCCTGGTCTGGATTTGGGGCGATAGCATCCAGCAGCCAGGCAATGGGCGAGGCAGCGTCTCGCCGCCGGACTTCCTCGACTTCCGCGAACAGAATCAAGTCTTCGAGCGCATCACGGCGTTTCAGAACGCTCCCTTCAATCTGGCAGGCTCGGGTGAACCGGAGCGCGTCAACGGCGTGCGCGTCTCCGCGGAGTTTTTCGAGACGGTTGGCGTAGCGCCCATCCATGGCCGCGCTTTTGTGAGCGAGGAAGAACAGGACGGACGCGGCAAAGTTGCGGTGATGGGTTATGGTCTATGGCAGCGGCGGTTCGGCGGCGATCCTGACCTGGTGGGTAAGACCATTTCACTCAACGGCGGCAGCTTCACGGTGGTGGGGATCATGCCGTCAGGGTTTCAGTTTCCACGTGATGATGTCGAGTTGTGGACGCCGATCACTTTCGGTATTCCGCCAACGTCGGTGCGCCGCTTCCATTTCCTGCGCCCGATTGCCCGCCTCAAACCTGGAGTGAGCCGCGAGCAGGCGCAAGCGGAGATCAACGCCATTACCGTCCGCCTGGAACAGCAGTATCCTGACTCCAACACCGACTATGGCGCGCGACTCGTCTTGCTGCCCGAGCAGATCGTCGGTGATATGCGCCTGACGCTGGTGCTCCTGACCGCCGCGGTAGCTTTCGTGCTGCTGATTGCGTGCGCGAACGTCGCGAACCTGCTGCTGGCTCGCGCGGCAACCAGGCAGAAAGAGATTGCGATCCGGTCGGCCCTTGGCGCGAGCCGCTGGCGGCTGGTTCGGCAGATGTTGACCGAAAGCGTTGGGCTCGCGCTGTGCGGCGGCCTGCTCGGGTTTATGATCGCATGGTGGGGCGTTGAGCTACTCATCAAGCTTGGCCCGTCCAACATTCCGCGCTTGCGGGAAGTCACCATTGACGGGCCCGTGTTCGGCTTCACTCTCCTTGTCTCTTGCGTTACCGGCATCCTCTTTGGCCTGGTTCCCGCGCTGCAGGCTTCGCCGTCGGGCCTCGCCGAAATATTGAAGGAAGGCAGCCGCGGCTCGACCGGACTGCGTGGCCGCCGGGTGCGCGGCGCACTCGTCGTTTCCGAAATCGCGTTGGCGCTGGTGCTGCTGATCGGCGCGGGGTTGATGCTAAAAAGTTTCTTGCGGCTGTCTCAGATTGAGCCCGGGTTTCAACCGGTCAACGTGCTGACGATGCAGATCGGCCTGACTCAAACCAGGTATGCGGAAGCGCCACAACGAGCCGCCTTCTTCTCACAGCTCTTGCCTCGAGTCGCCGTCCTGGCGGGAGTGCAGCACGCGGGAGCGGTTTCGCAACTTCCGATGAGCGGGCAGAACAGCGATACCTCGTTCAGCGTTGAAGGGCGGCCACCGGCAGCGCCAGGCGAGCGGCTGGGGGCCAATTCGCGCATCGCCAGTCCCGATTACTTCAGCGCGCTGGGCATTCCGCTCATTGAAGGCCGCTACTTTACCGACCGTGATGTGAAGGGTTCGCCCAACGTGATCGTCATTAGTGAGACCTTCGCGCGCCAGATTTTTCCCGATGAACAGCCGCTCGGAAAACGCTTGACGATTGACGCGGGCCAGCCGTGGACAGGCGAGATCGTCGGCGTGGTGGGCGCGATTCGTCACTCCGGTCTGTCGGTCCAACCATGGCGCGAGATGTATGTTGCTCACGCGCAGAATCCTGTCGGGGGCATGAATCTGGTAGTGCGCGCGGCGGGCGATCCGGCAACACTCGCGTCGGCGATCAAGAGTGAAGTGCAGACGCTCGACAAAGACCTGCCGCTCTACAACGTCAGAACAATGGAATCGGTGGTCTCCGATTCGGTCGCCCAGCCGCGGTTCCGCGCGTTGCTGCTTGGAATCTTCGCGGCGGTGGCGTTGATCCTGGCGGCGGTTGGCATCTACGGCGTGATGTCTTACTACGTGACGCAGCGCACCCACGAGATCGGCATCCGCATGGCATTGGGAGCGCAGCGGCGTGACGTGATGCGGCTGGTGGTCGGGCAAGGGTTGATGCTGGCGATGAGCGGCGTAGCGATAGGTTTGGCGGCGGCCTTCGCAGTTACTCGCTTGATGTCTAGTTTGCTCTACGAGGTGGGCGCGACGGATCCAACAACCTTTGCGGTCATATCGCTGCTGCTGGGAGGGGTGGCGACGCTGGCTTGCTACATCCCCGCGCGCCGGGCGACGAGAGTGGATCCGATCGGCGCATTGAGGTACGAGTAA
- a CDS encoding SET domain-containing protein-lysine N-methyltransferase, whose translation MPNLSYISPKAVVKESSIQGRGLFAAEPIEKGEIVCIKGGSIFNRRTLQEVTKTLGPAEIQIAEDFFIGPLTEAEREGSMIFSNHSCEPNIGVQGQIVFVALRDIQAGEELTHDWATTDDDTYEMECKCGAETCRKVITGQDWRRKDLQEKYAGYMSWYLMEKIGRSS comes from the coding sequence ATGCCCAACTTGTCTTACATTTCTCCAAAAGCAGTCGTGAAAGAAAGCTCTATTCAAGGAAGAGGGCTCTTCGCGGCAGAGCCAATCGAAAAAGGAGAAATCGTTTGTATCAAGGGCGGCTCCATCTTCAACCGCCGCACTCTTCAAGAGGTGACCAAGACGCTTGGCCCTGCCGAGATTCAAATCGCTGAAGACTTCTTCATAGGTCCTCTGACTGAGGCCGAAAGAGAAGGCAGCATGATCTTCAGCAATCACTCATGCGAGCCGAACATTGGCGTTCAAGGGCAGATTGTTTTTGTCGCCTTGCGCGACATACAAGCCGGTGAAGAGCTGACTCACGATTGGGCGACGACCGACGATGACACTTACGAGATGGAATGTAAGTGCGGCGCTGAGACCTGCCGCAAAGTGATCACCGGTCAGGATTGGCGAAGAAAGGATTTGCAGGAGAAGTATGCGGGCTACATGTCCTGGTACTTGATGGAAAAGATCGGAAGGAGTTCGTGA
- a CDS encoding ABC transporter permease, with protein MIRDLLQDTRYGARMLRKSPGLTSVAVLSLALGIGAISTIFSFVNGIMLRPLPYQEPERLVLVDETAFKRGSPSMNVSFPNFVDWREQNHSFEDIACYQADGFIIAGGGGGGEPELLKAAFVTQGLFEVLGVAPILGRTFTADEDQPDHDQVVILSHALWQRRFGSDPNVVGQTVLLNNRSRTVIGVMPKGFQFPEVAEAWGPLALNTKIWTRNDHGLLAIARLKPGVSIEQAQAEMITIASNIEQQNPITNEDLSVSLTSLRAGLVGDYKKALLILLGVVAFVLLIACVNVANLLLARATARQKEIAIRAALGANRRRIFRQLLTESLLLGLISGALGLMLALWGMELLLAAIPIDIPFWMKFDLDGRVLGFTAACSLLTGFVFGTVPALEASNPDLHETLKEGGRSGAGGRRHRLRSVLVVAEIALSLVLLVGAGLMMRSFVSLQSVNAGFKPEGVLSMYIALPGAKYRGPEKRLAFFSQLLDRVRAVPGVQSAGTTTGLPLGGNNWGRSLTVEGRPLLPVGEAPAINHCVISSSYFSAMGITILKGRDFDERDAREAPKVTIVDERLAREYWPGEDPIGKRIRFGPPEDNEPWHTIVGVVGEVKHQRLDASTRESVYLSFAQMPVGGSSLAIRTSGRPETLIAAVRAQVKELDPDLPLIRVMPMAEVVARSVWQPRLYTALFGVFAVVALILATVGIYGVMSYAVTQRTREIGLRMALGAQRQDVMKLVVGQGIVLAAIGVGVGLVAAVAMTRLMSSLLFGVTATDPITFAAVSVLLTGVALGACFIPARRAAKVDPMVALRYE; from the coding sequence ATGATTCGTGATCTTCTACAAGACACCAGGTACGGCGCACGCATGCTCAGGAAGAGTCCTGGCTTAACCTCAGTCGCCGTGCTTTCGCTGGCGCTCGGCATCGGGGCGATCAGCACCATATTCAGCTTTGTGAACGGAATAATGCTCAGGCCGCTTCCTTATCAAGAACCCGAGCGGCTGGTGCTGGTCGACGAGACCGCCTTCAAGCGAGGAAGCCCTTCGATGAACGTCTCGTTCCCGAACTTTGTCGATTGGCGCGAGCAGAACCACTCCTTCGAAGACATCGCCTGCTACCAGGCAGACGGGTTCATCATTGCAGGCGGGGGCGGCGGCGGCGAGCCCGAACTACTAAAAGCCGCGTTCGTCACTCAAGGGCTCTTCGAAGTCTTAGGTGTAGCTCCCATCCTCGGCCGCACCTTCACCGCCGATGAAGATCAGCCCGATCACGATCAGGTAGTCATCCTGAGTCACGCTCTGTGGCAGCGGCGCTTCGGGTCCGATCCGAATGTCGTCGGTCAGACCGTGTTGCTCAATAATCGCTCGCGCACGGTGATCGGAGTTATGCCGAAAGGCTTTCAGTTTCCTGAGGTCGCGGAAGCGTGGGGCCCGCTGGCGCTCAACACCAAGATCTGGACTCGCAACGATCACGGCTTGCTGGCGATCGCGCGCTTGAAGCCCGGAGTCTCTATCGAGCAAGCGCAAGCCGAGATGATCACCATCGCGTCGAACATCGAGCAGCAGAATCCCATCACTAACGAAGACCTCAGCGTGAGCCTCACGAGTTTGCGCGCGGGGTTGGTCGGTGACTACAAGAAAGCGCTTTTGATTCTGCTGGGAGTAGTCGCGTTCGTGTTGCTGATCGCTTGTGTGAATGTCGCGAACCTGTTGCTCGCTCGAGCGACGGCTCGACAGAAAGAGATCGCGATTCGAGCGGCGCTCGGAGCGAATCGCAGACGAATCTTTCGACAACTGCTCACCGAGAGTTTGCTGCTCGGTCTGATAAGCGGAGCGCTCGGGTTGATGCTGGCGCTGTGGGGTATGGAACTGTTGCTCGCGGCGATTCCGATAGACATTCCGTTCTGGATGAAGTTCGACCTCGACGGTCGAGTGCTTGGCTTTACCGCCGCGTGCTCGCTGCTGACGGGCTTTGTGTTCGGCACGGTTCCGGCGCTCGAAGCGTCGAATCCCGACTTGCATGAGACACTCAAAGAAGGCGGCCGAAGCGGGGCGGGCGGGCGACGTCATCGTCTGCGAAGCGTGCTTGTAGTCGCCGAGATTGCGCTCTCGCTGGTGTTGTTGGTCGGCGCGGGGTTGATGATGCGCAGCTTCGTAAGCTTGCAGAGTGTGAACGCCGGCTTTAAGCCCGAAGGCGTGCTCTCGATGTACATCGCGTTGCCGGGCGCCAAGTATCGCGGGCCGGAAAAGCGTCTCGCATTTTTCAGTCAGTTGCTCGACCGCGTGAGAGCGGTTCCAGGTGTTCAGAGCGCGGGAACAACTACGGGTTTGCCTCTCGGCGGCAACAACTGGGGTCGAAGCCTGACCGTCGAAGGGCGTCCGCTGTTGCCGGTTGGCGAAGCGCCGGCCATCAACCACTGCGTGATCAGCTCAAGCTATTTTAGCGCGATGGGAATCACGATCTTGAAGGGAAGAGACTTCGACGAGCGGGATGCCCGCGAAGCACCGAAGGTCACGATCGTCGACGAGCGGCTCGCGCGCGAGTACTGGCCCGGCGAAGATCCGATTGGCAAGCGAATCCGCTTTGGACCGCCCGAGGACAACGAGCCCTGGCATACGATCGTCGGCGTCGTCGGCGAAGTGAAGCACCAACGGCTGGACGCATCAACGCGAGAATCTGTCTACTTGTCTTTTGCTCAGATGCCGGTCGGCGGCTCCAGTCTAGCTATCAGGACCTCGGGCCGGCCGGAGACCCTGATCGCCGCGGTGCGTGCTCAAGTGAAGGAACTCGATCCCGATCTGCCTTTGATTCGCGTAATGCCAATGGCCGAGGTCGTAGCGAGATCAGTCTGGCAGCCGCGACTGTACACCGCGCTGTTCGGCGTGTTCGCGGTGGTGGCTTTGATCCTGGCGACGGTTGGAATCTACGGCGTGATGTCTTATGCGGTGACGCAGCGCACGCGTGAGATCGGGCTTCGAATGGCGCTGGGCGCGCAGCGACAAGACGTGATGAAGCTGGTCGTAGGGCAGGGAATTGTACTTGCCGCGATCGGTGTTGGAGTCGGGCTCGTCGCGGCAGTGGCGATGACACGGTTGATGTCGAGCCTCCTGTTTGGGGTTACCGCGACCGATCCGATAACTTTTGCGGCAGTTTCGGTGCTTCTGACAGGAGTGGCTCTGGGCGCTTGTTTCATACCCGCGCGGCGAGCGGCTAAAGTTGATCCGATGGTAGCGTTGAGGTATGAATAG
- a CDS encoding GIY-YIG nuclease family protein, whose product MSNPGFIYLLMNPSMEGLVKIGKTTRDPKERAKELSATTGIPTPFVLVFDAYFDDHSRAEEYIHALLQQRGYRISMNREFFSIPVNEAIKAILDTQKMFENQDGLPLGKQADPHNFSDLTDFHKNNAEPWLDVFGMAEDAHYGLRDTLEDVDEALRLYLHANRLGAPKACLRIGQIYKDNERLQNPNQALVYFKEGVKRGLGECYAEMASIFFDGNELDNFRKCWAMYFESDSFSGCTHDRALYAYTYLFQTKHHRLPLDHRTELFRLRDEILKIEEESLDRAGKKHRGAHDGDLRFIRYTLFPEIQREIGKGPVISLDRERGSGLIENADGKELFVFWLSDVIDEPLLLRAGQRVEFEIADGRDGRWACNVILAVESPKPL is encoded by the coding sequence ATGTCTAATCCCGGCTTCATCTACTTGCTTATGAATCCTTCGATGGAAGGCTTAGTCAAGATTGGCAAGACAACGCGCGATCCCAAAGAACGAGCTAAGGAATTATCAGCAACAACCGGAATTCCGACGCCGTTCGTTCTCGTCTTTGACGCTTACTTCGACGATCACTCACGTGCCGAAGAGTACATACATGCGCTCCTGCAACAGCGGGGCTATAGAATCTCCATGAACAGGGAGTTCTTCAGTATTCCGGTGAACGAAGCGATCAAAGCCATTCTGGACACGCAGAAGATGTTTGAGAATCAAGACGGGCTCCCCCTCGGCAAGCAAGCGGACCCACATAACTTTTCGGACTTAACGGATTTTCACAAGAACAATGCTGAGCCTTGGCTTGATGTCTTCGGAATGGCCGAAGATGCACATTACGGCTTGCGCGATACGCTCGAAGATGTTGATGAGGCTCTACGGCTATACCTGCACGCCAACAGGTTGGGGGCTCCTAAGGCTTGCCTGAGAATTGGTCAAATCTACAAGGATAACGAAAGGCTCCAAAACCCCAATCAGGCACTTGTTTATTTCAAGGAGGGCGTGAAGAGGGGCTTGGGCGAGTGCTACGCCGAAATGGCCTCAATCTTTTTTGACGGCAATGAACTCGACAACTTCCGAAAGTGCTGGGCAATGTATTTTGAAAGCGATAGCTTCAGTGGTTGTACGCACGATAGAGCACTCTACGCATACACGTATCTCTTCCAGACGAAGCATCATCGTCTTCCGCTTGATCATCGGACGGAGCTCTTTCGGCTGAGAGATGAAATACTCAAAATAGAAGAGGAATCGCTAGACCGCGCTGGGAAGAAACACAGAGGCGCTCATGACGGTGACCTTCGTTTTATCCGATACACTCTATTTCCAGAAATCCAAAGAGAGATCGGTAAGGGACCAGTGATATCGCTTGATAGAGAGAGGGGTAGCGGGCTTATAGAGAATGCTGACGGAAAGGAGCTTTTTGTTTTCTGGTTGTCTGACGTGATAGATGAACCGTTGCTCTTACGGGCGGGACAGAGGGTTGAGTTTGAAATCGCGGACGGTCGAGATGGCCGCTGGGCTTGTAATGTAATCCTCGCGGTGGAAAGCCCGAAGCCGCTCTAG
- a CDS encoding PIN domain-containing protein yields the protein MFLDTSGLLCLIHVREPLHENAVSSYDAATTPRLTHSYVLDEFIALAQSRKLWRGAALDFSERLTDDADIETVSVDETQHREALELLRARPDKAYSLCDAVSFGLMRERGITDALTTDRHFEQEGFVRLLIP from the coding sequence ATGTTTCTTGATACTTCTGGTTTGCTTTGCCTGATCCACGTCCGCGAGCCGCTACATGAGAACGCCGTCTCAAGCTACGACGCCGCAACGACGCCACGGCTAACGCACAGCTATGTTTTGGATGAGTTCATCGCGCTGGCGCAGTCGCGCAAGTTGTGGCGCGGAGCTGCGTTGGACTTCAGCGAAAGACTGACTGACGACGCCGATATCGAAACCGTGTCGGTGGATGAAACGCAGCATCGCGAGGCGTTGGAGTTGCTACGCGCGAGACCGGATAAGGCGTACAGTCTCTGCGATGCGGTCAGCTTTGGACTTATGCGGGAACGCGGCATAACCGACGCTCTCACCACTGACCGCCACTTCGAACAAGAAGGTTTTGTTCGTTTGCTCATTCCTTAA
- a CDS encoding BrnT family toxin: MTVFSDPFSLTIEDPDHSIEEPRYIDLGRSESGRVLVVSYTESGAKIRIISCRRASRSEGRRYEEGTA, translated from the coding sequence ATCACCGTCTTTAGTGATCCCTTCTCACTCACTATCGAAGACCCCGATCATTCAATTGAGGAACCGCGCTATATCGACTTGGGCCGTTCTGAGAGCGGGCGGGTTTTGGTCGTGAGCTACACTGAAAGCGGTGCGAAGATACGCATCATCAGTTGCCGTCGAGCATCGCGCAGCGAAGGGAGACGATATGAAGAAGGCACCGCGTAG